The following are from one region of the Zonotrichia leucophrys gambelii isolate GWCS_2022_RI chromosome 1A, RI_Zleu_2.0, whole genome shotgun sequence genome:
- the LOC135456166 gene encoding basic proline-rich protein-like, giving the protein MGEYPASQSTAEPRPGASSARQDAGPRGDAAALPGPDRGRPAPGGDSVRGPAGRGPDPPGRPLPPSARPQPAPPRGPAPTCAAAPRPQPSPPPPLPARPPPQPLPSAAAAPAATGARRPRPAPGSPQRTARRVNPTPPPPGARPLTCLSARGEGTARQGRGRAALPALGSARFGSAPLPPAPPARDTRRPRPPARALAARGFPRPGPPRPAPGARHRPRASTGEVWPLSGAVAAAPGGKCEQAAARPRYGRGCGPGTEPGTETSTGNRTGHREPIRAHPYKRLLSGP; this is encoded by the exons ATGGGAGAGTATCCTGCTTCACAAA GCACGGCCGAACCCCGCCCGGGCGCCAGCAGTGCCCGGCAGGACGCGGGCCCGCGGGGCGATGCGGCCGCGCTGCCGGGGCCGgaccggggccgccccgccccgggcgGTGACAGCGtgaggggcccggcggggagAGGCCCCGACCCCCCCGGCCGCCCCCTCCCTCCGTCCGCCCGGCCACAGCCCGCGCCCCCCCGCGGGCCCGCACCCACCTGCGCTGCAGCTCCGCGCCCACAGCCCTCGCCGCCACCGCCGCTCCctgcccggccgccgccgcagcccctgcccagcgcGGCGGCTGCTCCCGCAGCTACCGGCGCCCgcaggccccgccccgccccgggctCCCCCCAGCGGACGGCAAGGCGCGTTAACCCGACCCCCCCCCCGCCCGGAGCGCGGCCCCTCACCTGCCTGTCAGCCCGCGGGGAGGGGACGGCACGGCAGGGCAGGGGACGGGCGGCGCTGCCCGCGCTCGGCTCCGCTCGGTtcggctccgctccgctcccgcccGCGCCCCCGGCGCGAGACACgcgcaggccccgccccccggcgCGCGCGCTCGCCGCGCGGGGCTTCCCTCGGCccggccctccccgccccgcccccggcgcGCGTCACCGCCCGCGCGCGTCCACCGGGGAAGTTTGGCCGCTCTCCGGCGCCGTAGCGGCCGCTCCGGGCGGGAAGTGCGAACAGGCCGCGGCGAGGCCCAGGTACGGCCGGGGCTGCGGACCAGGAACAGAACCGGGCACCGAAACCAGCACCGGGAACCGAACCGGGCACAGGGAACCGATCCGGGCACACCCCTACAAGCGGCTGCTGAGCGGCCCCTGA